In the Streptomyces sp. BHT-5-2 genome, one interval contains:
- a CDS encoding RimK family alpha-L-glutamate ligase: MRLCFLVEEQYRHDGMPRDVIAQLRAWGHRVDVLWPGRSLIRMSELSEAVADGRHDAWVLKTVSGGPGLTLLEAAATTGLTTVNDVRAIRGVRDKALAAVIARAGGLPVPMTYAAVRAGEFAELPQAEFPLVVKPADGSSGRAVRLVERPDQLGCGAVEAPPGGVAVGGGTEPDGGAEAAGGMLIAQPYVPNSGVDLKVYCVAGDLYATERRSPLHPGQPMTERQVPLPAEVARIAAEVGTAFGLDLYGVDVLLGPDGPVVVDINDFPSFRKVPDAVARVSAAVLRLARHGSDHAPAPALSLIGRQGGPWAEAEAAGAVGGAR; this comes from the coding sequence ATGAGACTCTGCTTCCTGGTGGAGGAGCAGTACCGCCACGACGGCATGCCACGGGACGTCATCGCCCAACTCCGTGCCTGGGGACACCGGGTGGACGTCCTCTGGCCGGGCCGTTCGCTGATCCGGATGTCCGAGTTGTCCGAGGCGGTGGCCGACGGCCGGCATGACGCGTGGGTGCTCAAGACCGTTTCCGGCGGGCCGGGGCTGACCCTGCTGGAGGCGGCCGCGACCACCGGGCTGACCACGGTGAACGACGTACGGGCCATACGGGGCGTGCGGGACAAGGCGCTTGCCGCGGTGATCGCGCGGGCCGGCGGGCTGCCGGTGCCGATGACGTACGCGGCGGTGCGGGCCGGGGAGTTCGCGGAGCTGCCCCAGGCGGAGTTCCCGCTGGTGGTGAAGCCGGCCGACGGCAGTTCGGGGCGCGCGGTGCGGCTGGTGGAGCGGCCCGATCAGCTGGGATGCGGGGCGGTCGAGGCGCCGCCCGGCGGCGTGGCGGTGGGCGGTGGCACGGAGCCGGACGGTGGCGCGGAGGCCGCCGGCGGCATGCTGATCGCGCAGCCCTACGTCCCCAACTCCGGGGTCGATCTGAAGGTCTACTGCGTCGCCGGCGACCTCTACGCGACCGAGCGCCGCTCCCCGCTGCACCCCGGGCAGCCCATGACGGAACGGCAGGTTCCGCTGCCGGCCGAGGTCGCCCGGATCGCCGCCGAGGTCGGCACGGCCTTCGGGCTCGACCTGTACGGGGTCGATGTGCTGCTGGGGCCGGACGGGCCGGTGGTGGTCGACATCAACGACTTCCCGAGCTTCCGGAAGGTGCCGGACGCGGTCGCCCGGGTCTCCGCGGCGGTGCTGCGGCTGGCCCGCCACGGCAGCGACCACGCACCGGCGCCGGCCCTGTCCCTCATCGGGCGCCAGGGCGGGCCGTGGGCGGAGGCAGAGGCGGCCGGGGCGGTCGGGGGCGCGCGATGA
- a CDS encoding RimK family alpha-L-glutamate ligase: MRVGMISADPGHPLLSAAAGVLRGAGHRVTFAGPDGVPFPGPDGPDRLESGPLADVYLLKARTPDALALASRLEERGAPVVNSAEATARCQDRVGMAEVARAAGLPFAETLRTATVGALASAAPDLRFPLVLKSRHSRRDDLVARVDTAAELVELATAWREEPVIVQEFTANSGWDHKLWIVGGQPFAARRRSELAPGGRGPNLPLPPAALPAAWIESALHVGEVFGLEVYGVDVLHAGAGVPLIVDINAFPGVRGQAGAPEALAELALHRAASGRA, from the coding sequence ATGAGGGTCGGGATGATCAGCGCGGATCCCGGCCATCCGCTGCTGTCGGCGGCGGCGGGGGTGCTGCGCGGGGCCGGCCACCGGGTGACGTTCGCCGGCCCGGACGGGGTACCGTTCCCCGGCCCGGACGGCCCCGACCGGCTGGAATCCGGCCCGCTCGCCGACGTCTATCTGCTGAAGGCGCGGACGCCGGACGCGCTGGCCCTCGCCTCCCGGCTGGAGGAGCGGGGTGCGCCGGTCGTCAACTCGGCGGAAGCCACGGCCCGTTGTCAGGACCGGGTCGGGATGGCCGAGGTGGCCCGTGCGGCCGGGCTGCCGTTCGCGGAGACCCTGCGGACGGCGACGGTCGGCGCGCTGGCGTCCGCCGCGCCGGACCTCCGCTTCCCGCTCGTCCTCAAGAGCCGCCACAGCCGCCGGGACGACCTGGTGGCGCGCGTCGACACCGCCGCCGAGCTGGTGGAACTGGCGACCGCCTGGCGCGAAGAGCCCGTGATCGTCCAGGAGTTCACCGCCAACAGCGGCTGGGACCACAAGCTGTGGATCGTCGGCGGCCAGCCGTTCGCCGCCCGCCGCCGCTCCGAACTGGCGCCCGGCGGCCGCGGCCCGAACCTGCCGCTGCCGCCCGCCGCCCTCCCCGCCGCCTGGATCGAGAGCGCACTGCACGTCGGAGAGGTCTTCGGCCTGGAGGTGTACGGCGTGGACGTGCTGCACGCCGGCGCCGGAGTTCCGCTGATCGTCGACATCAACGCCTTCCCGGGCGTTCGCGGCCAGGCGGGCGCCCCGGAGGCGCTGGCGGAACTGGCCCTGCACCGGGCCGCGAGCGGCCGCGCGTAG
- a CDS encoding terpene synthase family protein, translated as MPHFYLPHPARLNPHLQAARAHSGRWAREMNMLEGSGIWDQRDLDAHDYALLCAYTHPECSEEALNLVTDWYVWVFFFDDHFLEKFKRTLDREGGKAYLDRLPAFMPMDLHTPVPEPTNQVEAGLADLWARTVPSMSPDWRRRFAESTEHLLNESLWELSNMDINRIPNPVEYVEMRRKVGGAPWSAGLVEYATGAEVPAAVAGSRPLRVLKDTFSDSVHLRNDLFSYQRETEDEGELSNGVLVLETFLDCTTQEAADAVNDVITSRLQQFEDTVFTELPVLFADRGLDPAGCAAVLAYAKGLQDWQSGGHEWHLRSSRYMNGGGAGEPGGAAAPWSPLVFGGLGTEGLGRAAAGVLGPGAWAADLPIALRTAAAQRLHRRTHTPHRKVGTVQLPDFHMPFTTTLSPHLEASRRNVVTWAHRMGLLRPQPGVPLSGIWDEDALNRFDLALYAAGRHPDATPDELDLDTQWLAWGAYADDYHPVVFGRPRNVAGARAATKRLSALMPVEEPDAAPAPADALERGLADLWRRTAGPMTVDARRAFKGAIETLTAGWLWELDNTVLHRVPDPVDYIEMRRATFGSDVTMSLCRLGHDRRVPPEIHRSGPMRSLENAAADYACLVNDVFSYQKEIEYEGEVHNAILVVQNFFDCDHPSALAVVHDLATSRMREFQHVAAHQLPVLYDDFELTAEARAAVDGYVGDLRNWLAGTLTWHRECRRYRTEYLRHRPGTPGWIPAPSGLGTSAARLAGLAGAAGAAGAGSGG; from the coding sequence CTGCCGCACTTCTACCTGCCGCATCCGGCCCGGCTGAACCCGCACCTTCAGGCCGCGCGGGCGCACTCCGGGCGCTGGGCGCGGGAGATGAACATGCTGGAAGGTTCCGGCATCTGGGACCAGCGGGATCTCGACGCCCACGACTACGCCCTGCTGTGTGCCTACACCCACCCGGAGTGCTCGGAGGAGGCGCTCAACCTCGTCACCGACTGGTACGTGTGGGTCTTCTTCTTCGACGACCACTTCCTGGAGAAGTTCAAACGCACCCTGGACCGGGAGGGCGGCAAGGCGTACCTCGACCGGCTGCCGGCGTTCATGCCGATGGATCTGCACACTCCCGTCCCGGAGCCGACCAACCAGGTCGAGGCGGGGCTGGCGGACCTGTGGGCGCGCACCGTGCCGTCGATGTCGCCGGACTGGCGCCGCCGGTTCGCCGAGAGCACCGAACACCTGCTGAACGAGTCCCTCTGGGAACTCTCCAACATGGACATCAACCGGATCCCGAACCCCGTCGAGTACGTCGAGATGCGCCGGAAGGTGGGCGGCGCCCCCTGGTCCGCGGGGCTGGTGGAGTACGCGACCGGTGCCGAGGTCCCGGCGGCGGTCGCCGGCTCCCGCCCCCTGCGCGTCCTCAAGGACACCTTCTCGGACAGCGTCCACCTGCGGAACGACCTCTTCTCGTACCAGCGGGAGACCGAGGACGAGGGGGAGTTGAGCAATGGCGTGCTGGTCCTGGAGACGTTCCTGGACTGCACCACCCAGGAGGCCGCGGACGCGGTCAACGACGTGATCACCTCCCGGTTGCAGCAGTTCGAGGACACCGTCTTCACCGAACTGCCGGTGCTCTTCGCCGACCGCGGCCTGGACCCGGCCGGCTGCGCCGCCGTCCTCGCGTACGCCAAGGGCCTGCAGGACTGGCAGTCCGGCGGCCATGAGTGGCATCTGCGCTCCAGCCGCTACATGAACGGCGGCGGGGCGGGCGAGCCGGGCGGCGCCGCGGCTCCCTGGTCGCCGCTGGTCTTCGGCGGGCTGGGCACCGAGGGGCTGGGCCGGGCGGCCGCCGGGGTGCTCGGTCCGGGCGCCTGGGCCGCCGACCTGCCGATCGCCCTCCGCACCGCCGCCGCCCAGCGGCTCCACCGCCGCACCCACACCCCCCACCGAAAGGTCGGGACCGTCCAACTCCCCGACTTCCACATGCCGTTCACCACCACGCTCAGCCCCCACCTGGAGGCGTCCCGGCGCAACGTCGTCACCTGGGCGCACCGGATGGGACTGCTCCGGCCACAGCCCGGCGTGCCGCTCTCCGGCATCTGGGACGAGGACGCGCTGAACCGTTTCGACCTCGCCCTGTACGCGGCCGGCCGGCACCCCGACGCCACCCCGGACGAGCTGGACCTCGACACCCAGTGGCTGGCCTGGGGCGCCTACGCCGACGACTACCACCCCGTGGTCTTCGGCCGGCCCCGCAACGTCGCCGGCGCCCGGGCCGCCACCAAGCGGCTCTCCGCCCTGATGCCCGTCGAGGAGCCCGACGCGGCCCCCGCGCCGGCCGACGCCCTCGAACGCGGCCTCGCCGACCTCTGGCGCCGTACCGCCGGGCCGATGACCGTCGACGCCCGGCGTGCCTTCAAGGGCGCCATCGAGACGCTGACGGCCGGCTGGCTCTGGGAGCTGGACAACACGGTGCTGCACCGCGTCCCGGACCCGGTCGACTACATCGAGATGCGCCGCGCCACCTTCGGCTCCGACGTCACCATGAGCCTGTGCCGGCTCGGCCACGATCGCCGGGTGCCGCCGGAGATCCACCGCAGCGGCCCGATGCGCTCCCTGGAGAACGCCGCCGCCGACTACGCCTGCCTGGTCAACGACGTCTTCTCGTACCAGAAGGAGATCGAGTACGAGGGCGAGGTCCACAACGCGATCCTCGTCGTGCAGAACTTCTTCGACTGCGACCACCCGTCCGCGCTGGCCGTCGTGCACGACCTGGCGACCTCCCGCATGCGCGAGTTCCAGCACGTCGCGGCTCACCAACTCCCGGTTCTGTACGACGACTTCGAGCTGACCGCCGAGGCCCGTGCCGCCGTCGACGGCTACGTCGGGGACCTGCGCAACTGGCTCGCCGGCACCCTCACCTGGCACCGCGAGTGCCGTCGCTACCGCACCGAGTACCTGCGCCACCGGCCCGGCACGCCCGGCTGGATCCCGGCCCCGAGCGGGCTGGGCACGTCGGCGGCACGGCTGGCGGGGCTGGCGGGGGCGGCCGGGGCGGCGGGGGCGGGATCGGGAGGGTAG
- a CDS encoding SpoIIE family protein phosphatase produces MTSENDRPERPGGGSGEGLGRACDIASAAAAELDGRGVVIAWTPAAERMLGYSAAEVLGRAAVELLAVPGDAARVAAVARWAGDGWSGSVAARHRDGHAIQLALQVSPVITAAGGGTADAGRWSVVALEEWRVPGGGVNQLMLEPFLVHSPVGLAVLDTDLRYVWVNAVLERLIPLERRLGRTVDEVLPRLEAEAFQERMARVLETGTPVMDYEFRSPTYADPAQERAYAASFFRLTGPHGGGVGIWYMVIDVTERWRAQEGLALLNDASARIGSTLDVTRTAQELADVAVPPLADFVAVDLLDSVLRGEEPVPGPVDSTPTMRRAGQRSVHEGCPEAALAVGEAVRRAPWSAIARCLLSGESVVERLLSADSTWVAEDPRRAEVVRRFGYRSVMVAPVRARGVTLGAATFVRSRRLGPFEADDVRLAEELVARAAVCLDNARRFTRERTAARMMQRNLLPHALAGGAALDVASWYYPADAPGGVGGDWFDVIPLSGARVALVVGDVVGHGIDAAATMGRLRTAVRTLANLDLPPDELLARLDDLVIGLMETRRDGGAGGEEGAVAPSAGFMGATCLYAVYDPVSRVCTMARASHLPPAVLAPDGTAEFPDLPAGPPLGLGALPFEAVELELAEGSLLALFTNGLVETADRDIGVGMARLSRALAEPGRTLQEIGGNVVSALLTGPPSDDAALLLARTHALDASQVASWDLATDPAAVAGARNLVGRQLSVWGLEALRFTTELVVSELVTNAIRHGSGPITLRLIRQDAALICEVSDTGSTAPHLRHARTTDEGGRGLLIVAQLTRRWGTRYTANGKIIWAEQGQGQGQGQEEGEREGKGREEGPGETDGPVGAGAAAAG; encoded by the coding sequence ATGACCTCGGAGAATGACCGGCCGGAGCGGCCGGGCGGCGGGTCGGGCGAGGGGCTGGGCCGGGCCTGTGACATCGCCTCCGCGGCCGCCGCCGAGCTGGACGGGCGCGGCGTGGTGATCGCCTGGACGCCGGCCGCCGAGCGGATGCTGGGGTACTCGGCGGCGGAGGTCCTGGGCCGCGCCGCCGTGGAGCTGCTGGCCGTACCGGGGGACGCGGCACGGGTCGCGGCGGTGGCGCGCTGGGCGGGGGACGGGTGGAGCGGGTCGGTGGCGGCCCGGCACCGGGACGGGCACGCGATCCAGCTCGCCCTTCAGGTGTCGCCGGTGATCACCGCGGCGGGCGGCGGCACGGCCGACGCCGGCCGGTGGTCGGTGGTCGCGCTGGAGGAGTGGCGGGTCCCCGGCGGCGGGGTGAACCAGCTGATGCTGGAGCCGTTTCTGGTGCATTCCCCGGTCGGCTTGGCCGTGCTGGACACCGACCTGCGCTACGTCTGGGTGAACGCCGTACTGGAGCGCCTGATCCCGCTGGAGCGGCGGCTGGGCCGCACCGTGGACGAGGTGCTGCCGCGGTTGGAGGCCGAGGCGTTCCAGGAGCGGATGGCGCGGGTGCTGGAGACCGGCACGCCGGTGATGGACTACGAGTTCCGCAGCCCCACCTACGCCGATCCCGCCCAGGAGCGGGCCTATGCGGCGTCGTTCTTCCGGCTGACCGGCCCGCACGGCGGCGGTGTGGGCATCTGGTACATGGTCATCGACGTCACCGAGCGCTGGCGGGCCCAGGAGGGGCTGGCGCTGCTGAACGACGCCAGCGCACGGATCGGCAGCACCCTCGACGTGACCCGGACCGCGCAGGAGCTGGCCGACGTGGCGGTGCCGCCGCTGGCCGACTTCGTGGCGGTCGACCTGCTGGACTCCGTACTGCGCGGTGAGGAGCCCGTCCCCGGGCCGGTCGACAGCACGCCGACGATGCGGCGGGCGGGGCAGCGGTCGGTCCACGAGGGGTGCCCGGAGGCCGCGCTGGCGGTGGGCGAGGCGGTCCGGCGGGCGCCGTGGTCGGCGATCGCACGCTGCCTTCTCTCCGGGGAGTCGGTGGTGGAGCGGCTGCTGAGCGCCGACAGCACCTGGGTGGCCGAGGACCCGCGGCGGGCCGAGGTGGTGCGGAGATTCGGGTACCGGTCGGTGATGGTGGCCCCGGTGCGGGCCCGCGGCGTCACGCTCGGCGCGGCGACCTTCGTCCGGTCCCGGCGGCTGGGGCCCTTCGAGGCGGACGACGTGCGGCTCGCCGAGGAGCTGGTCGCCCGCGCCGCGGTGTGTCTCGACAACGCGCGGCGCTTCACCCGCGAGCGCACCGCGGCCCGGATGATGCAGCGCAACCTGCTGCCGCACGCGCTGGCCGGTGGAGCGGCGCTGGACGTGGCGTCGTGGTACTACCCGGCGGACGCCCCGGGTGGGGTGGGCGGCGACTGGTTCGATGTCATCCCGCTGTCCGGGGCGCGGGTGGCACTGGTCGTCGGGGACGTCGTCGGGCACGGCATCGACGCCGCGGCCACCATGGGCCGGCTGCGCACCGCGGTCCGCACCCTGGCCAACCTGGACCTCCCGCCGGACGAACTCCTCGCCCGACTCGACGACTTGGTGATCGGGCTGATGGAGACCCGCCGGGACGGCGGCGCGGGTGGCGAGGAGGGCGCGGTCGCCCCCTCCGCCGGATTCATGGGCGCCACCTGCCTGTACGCGGTGTACGACCCGGTCAGCCGGGTCTGCACGATGGCCCGCGCCAGCCATCTGCCGCCCGCCGTGCTCGCCCCGGACGGCACCGCGGAGTTCCCGGACCTGCCGGCCGGGCCGCCGCTCGGCCTGGGCGCACTGCCCTTCGAAGCGGTCGAACTGGAGCTGGCCGAGGGCAGTCTGCTGGCGCTCTTCACCAACGGCCTGGTCGAGACCGCCGACCGGGACATCGGAGTGGGCATGGCCCGGCTGAGCCGCGCCCTGGCCGAGCCCGGCAGGACGCTCCAGGAGATCGGCGGGAACGTCGTCTCGGCGCTGCTGACCGGCCCGCCGTCCGACGACGCCGCGCTGCTGCTGGCCCGGACGCACGCCCTGGACGCCAGTCAGGTCGCCTCCTGGGACCTGGCCACCGATCCCGCCGCGGTCGCCGGCGCTCGGAATCTCGTCGGGCGGCAGCTGTCGGTCTGGGGGCTGGAGGCGCTGCGGTTCACCACCGAGCTGGTCGTCAGCGAACTGGTCACCAATGCCATCCGGCACGGCAGCGGCCCGATCACCCTGCGTCTGATCCGCCAGGACGCCGCCCTGATCTGCGAGGTCTCCGACACCGGAAGTACCGCGCCGCATCTGCGGCACGCCCGCACCACGGACGAGGGCGGCCGGGGGCTGCTGATCGTCGCTCAGCTCACCCGCCGCTGGGGCACCCGCTACACGGCCAACGGGAAGATCATCTGGGCGGAGCAGGGGCAGGGGCAGGGGCAGGGGCAGGAGGAAGGGGAGCGGGAGGGGAAGGGGCGTGAGGAGGGGCCGGGGGAGACGGACGGGCCGGTGGGGGCGGGCGCAGCCGCGGCGGGCTGA
- a CDS encoding ABC transporter transmembrane domain-containing protein yields MDLRRERPYPAPESAGSVPEPVPDPAGGRSPTQQPPATAPEPPQPPHAQLPTDAPILTRHVGPVEAFHRFWPLTRGDRRWMLLVGVFAVIAALAETITILLFAQLTDQALAKGSVSAFWDPAGTWLAVAVTGAVVGYLGSSLAAWTAERFLLRLRARVFTHLQTLPPHFFQRNRRGDLVERLTGDVDAIERLVVSGLVSACTALFSVLFYGAAALWLRWELALATFVAAPVFFAATRRFTGRLRVVSRRLRAADGALTSVVEETLVNVVLTQAYNRQRDEEARLGQVALRWLRASVVSARLNALYEQLVEVLETLCVLAIIGLGAWEISAGRMTLGQLLAFAAFIGYLYPPIRSLGQLGLTATAATAAADRLLEILDARPAVTDPPPSRTTPFPHRARGELAVRAVTFRYPNAAPDQHALAALSFTAHPGAFLVVTGPSGAGKSTLAALLLRFYDPDAGSIRLDGIPVDRLSLADLRRNITLLPQQTLVLHDTIAQNIACGRDNPVPTDREVVLAAQAADAHSFITALPDGYDTVIAPSTAALSGGQLQRVAIARAMLRDAPVLILDEPTTGLDTLAAQRILGPLHRLAAGRTTLVITHDLDLATTADHILVLDEGHLAESGTHPELLARGGLYAELFEGRRS; encoded by the coding sequence ATGGATCTGCGCAGAGAACGCCCGTATCCCGCCCCGGAGTCCGCCGGGTCGGTACCGGAACCGGTACCGGACCCCGCCGGGGGCCGGTCGCCGACGCAGCAGCCACCGGCAACGGCACCCGAACCGCCGCAGCCCCCGCACGCCCAACTCCCCACCGACGCCCCCATCCTGACCCGCCACGTCGGGCCCGTGGAGGCGTTCCACCGCTTCTGGCCGCTGACCCGGGGCGACCGCCGCTGGATGCTGCTGGTGGGGGTGTTCGCCGTCATCGCGGCCCTCGCCGAAACGATCACGATCCTCCTCTTCGCCCAACTCACCGACCAGGCCCTCGCCAAGGGCTCGGTCAGCGCCTTCTGGGACCCGGCCGGCACCTGGCTCGCCGTCGCGGTCACCGGCGCGGTGGTGGGTTACCTCGGCAGTTCCCTCGCGGCCTGGACCGCGGAACGCTTCCTGCTGCGCCTGCGGGCCCGCGTCTTCACCCACCTCCAGACGCTCCCGCCGCACTTCTTCCAGCGCAACCGTCGCGGCGACCTCGTGGAACGGTTGACCGGCGACGTCGACGCCATCGAACGCCTCGTGGTCAGCGGCCTGGTGAGCGCCTGCACGGCCCTGTTCAGCGTGCTCTTCTACGGCGCCGCCGCGCTCTGGCTGCGCTGGGAACTGGCGCTGGCCACCTTCGTCGCCGCCCCGGTCTTCTTCGCCGCGACCCGCCGCTTCACCGGCCGGCTGCGCGTGGTCTCCCGCCGTCTGCGGGCGGCCGACGGCGCCCTCACCTCCGTCGTCGAGGAGACGCTGGTCAACGTCGTCCTCACCCAGGCGTACAACCGCCAGCGCGACGAGGAGGCCCGCCTGGGCCAGGTCGCCCTCCGCTGGCTGCGCGCCTCCGTCGTCAGCGCCCGCCTCAACGCCCTCTACGAGCAGCTCGTCGAGGTGCTGGAGACCCTCTGCGTGCTGGCCATCATCGGCCTCGGCGCCTGGGAGATCTCGGCCGGCCGGATGACCCTCGGCCAGCTCCTCGCCTTCGCCGCCTTCATCGGCTACCTCTACCCGCCCATCCGCTCCCTGGGCCAGCTCGGACTGACCGCCACCGCGGCCACCGCCGCCGCCGACCGCCTGCTGGAGATCCTCGACGCCCGCCCCGCCGTCACCGACCCGCCGCCCTCCCGCACCACGCCGTTCCCGCACCGCGCCCGCGGCGAACTCGCCGTGCGCGCCGTCACCTTCCGCTACCCCAACGCCGCCCCCGACCAGCACGCCCTGGCCGCGCTCTCCTTCACCGCGCACCCCGGCGCGTTCCTCGTCGTCACCGGCCCCAGCGGCGCCGGCAAGTCCACCCTCGCCGCCCTCCTGCTGCGCTTCTACGACCCGGACGCCGGCAGCATCCGCCTCGACGGCATCCCGGTCGACCGCCTCTCCCTCGCCGACCTGCGCCGCAACATCACCCTGCTCCCGCAGCAGACCCTGGTCCTCCACGACACCATCGCGCAGAACATCGCCTGCGGCCGCGACAACCCCGTCCCGACCGACCGCGAGGTCGTGCTGGCCGCCCAGGCCGCCGACGCCCACTCCTTCATCACCGCCCTCCCGGACGGCTACGACACGGTCATCGCCCCCTCCACCGCCGCCCTCTCCGGCGGCCAGCTGCAACGGGTCGCCATCGCCCGTGCGATGCTCCGCGACGCCCCGGTCCTCATCCTCGACGAGCCCACCACCGGCCTCGACACCCTCGCCGCCCAGCGCATCCTGGGCCCCCTGCACCGCCTCGCCGCCGGCCGCACCACCCTCGTCATCACCCACGACCTCGACCTCGCCACCACCGCCGACCACATCCTCGTCCTCGACGAGGGCCACCTCGCCGAATCGGGTACCCACCCCGAACTCCTCGCCCGGGGCGGCCTGTACGCGGAGCTGTTCGAGGGCCGGCGAAGCTGA
- a CDS encoding TetR/AcrR family transcriptional regulator: MSAIQGARERARREITAAIKDEARRQLATEGAAKLSLRAVARELGMVSSALYRYFPSRDELLTALIIDAYDAVGEAAERALAEAGTAPVARWTAVCRAVRGWALAHPHEYALIYGSPVPGYAAPQDTTASAARVGLALLGVVEDAQPAGGTRTAAPAGPPLPQEVLDDAEQLRKTLDVRLPAPVLAVAVAAWAELFGLVSFEVFGQFNRVVEAREAFFEQAVARLARTVGLGDGEG; the protein is encoded by the coding sequence ATGAGCGCCATCCAGGGAGCGCGGGAACGCGCACGCAGAGAAATCACCGCGGCCATCAAGGACGAGGCCCGCCGTCAGCTCGCCACCGAGGGGGCGGCCAAACTGTCGCTACGGGCCGTGGCCCGCGAACTCGGGATGGTCTCCTCCGCGCTCTACCGGTACTTCCCCAGCCGCGACGAGCTGCTCACGGCGCTGATCATCGACGCCTACGACGCCGTGGGCGAGGCGGCCGAGCGCGCCCTCGCCGAGGCCGGCACCGCACCCGTCGCCCGGTGGACGGCGGTCTGCCGCGCGGTCCGCGGATGGGCACTCGCGCATCCGCACGAGTACGCGCTGATCTACGGCTCGCCCGTGCCCGGCTATGCCGCACCCCAGGACACCACCGCCTCCGCGGCCCGCGTCGGGCTCGCACTGCTCGGGGTGGTCGAGGACGCGCAGCCGGCCGGCGGGACCCGGACAGCGGCACCGGCCGGTCCGCCGCTCCCGCAGGAGGTCCTGGACGACGCCGAGCAGCTCCGCAAGACGCTCGATGTGCGGCTGCCCGCGCCCGTCCTGGCGGTGGCCGTCGCGGCCTGGGCCGAGCTCTTCGGGCTGGTGAGCTTCGAGGTCTTCGGCCAGTTCAACCGGGTGGTCGAGGCCCGCGAGGCGTTCTTCGAGCAGGCCGTCGCCCGGCTTGCCCGGACTGTCGGGCTCGGGGACGGCGAGGGGTAG
- a CDS encoding nitroreductase family deazaflavin-dependent oxidoreductase gives MNAETSRHAATRPHVVKPGWLTVHVMNRFVGWFTRRGVSVFGSQELAVRGRKSGEWRRTPVNPLTVDGRQYLVAARGHVQWTHNMRAAGGGELRLGRTAQAFTAVEVPDGEKPELLRAYLKRWKAEVGAFFDGVGPDSSDEALLRIAHKHPVFRITLTD, from the coding sequence ATGAACGCGGAAACCAGCCGGCACGCAGCCACCCGGCCCCACGTCGTCAAGCCGGGCTGGCTGACCGTCCACGTGATGAACCGGTTCGTCGGCTGGTTCACCCGGCGCGGCGTCAGCGTCTTCGGCTCCCAGGAGCTGGCGGTCCGCGGCCGCAAGAGCGGCGAGTGGCGCCGCACCCCGGTGAACCCGCTCACCGTGGACGGCCGGCAGTACCTCGTCGCGGCGCGCGGCCACGTCCAGTGGACCCACAACATGCGCGCCGCGGGCGGCGGCGAACTCCGCCTGGGGCGCACGGCGCAGGCGTTCACCGCCGTCGAGGTCCCGGACGGCGAGAAGCCCGAGCTGCTGCGCGCCTACCTCAAGCGCTGGAAGGCGGAGGTCGGCGCCTTCTTCGACGGCGTCGGCCCGGACTCCTCCGACGAGGCCCTGCTGCGCATCGCGCACAAGCACCCGGTCTTCCGCATCACCCTCACCGACTGA
- a CDS encoding DoxX family membrane protein, protein MRTIWLDGAEWLAVLRIGLGLWWLESWRHKDKKSWFAGGGITWAAGIAAEHRWPAVRKGFDRIVRPRPRLMAHVVAYAELALGLGLIAGLLTPVALTAGLLLNLVYLVLMIHDWGEQGQNLMMALISGTGLFAMCWQDWSLDRILGLFV, encoded by the coding sequence ATGCGGACGATCTGGCTCGACGGTGCCGAATGGCTCGCGGTGCTCCGCATCGGCCTCGGCCTGTGGTGGCTGGAGAGCTGGCGCCACAAGGACAAGAAGAGCTGGTTCGCCGGCGGCGGCATCACCTGGGCGGCGGGCATCGCGGCCGAACACCGCTGGCCCGCGGTCCGGAAGGGCTTCGACCGCATCGTCCGGCCGCGCCCGCGGCTGATGGCCCATGTCGTCGCCTACGCGGAACTGGCGCTGGGTCTGGGCCTGATCGCCGGACTGCTGACACCCGTCGCCCTGACCGCGGGCCTGCTCCTCAACCTCGTCTACCTGGTGCTGATGATCCACGACTGGGGTGAGCAGGGGCAGAACCTGATGATGGCGCTGATCTCCGGGACCGGGCTCTTCGCCATGTGCTGGCAGGACTGGTCGTTGGACAGGATTCTGGGGCTGTTCGTGTAG